A genomic stretch from Telopea speciosissima isolate NSW1024214 ecotype Mountain lineage chromosome 7, Tspe_v1, whole genome shotgun sequence includes:
- the LOC122669227 gene encoding GATA transcription factor 15-like — protein MNVKCRDGVSSEEGQVNVPKKSCTDCGTTKTPLWRGGPAGPKSLCNACGIRNRKKRRALLGLNKGGGGQGKEKKEKGNNIPNEKKKKKKLGVSLKLRLVELGREVLLERSMEKERKLGEEEQAAVLLMALSCGTVYA, from the exons ATGAATGTGAAATGTAGAGATGGGGTTTCATCGGAAGAGGGCCAGGTGAACGTTCCTAAGAAGAGCTGTACTGACTGCGGGACTACGAAAACCCCCTTGTGGAGAGGCGGTCCAGCTGGGCCTAAG TCACTCTGTAATGCTTGCGGGatcagaaacagaaagaaaaggagggctCTCCTCGGCTTgaacaaaggaggaggaggacaagggaaggagaaaaaagagaaaggaaataataTCCcaaacgagaagaagaagaagaagaagctaggCGTATCTCTAAAGCTGAGATTGGTAGAATTAGGGAGGGAAGTCCTCCTAGAAAGATCCatggaaaaggagagaaagttGGGAGAGGAAGAACAGGCGGCCGTGCTTCTGATGGCTCTATCTTGCGGCACTGTCTATGCCTAA